The Caproicibacterium lactatifermentans genome contains a region encoding:
- a CDS encoding LL-diaminopimelate aminotransferase: protein MVKVNENFAKLPANYLFVDIAKKVDAYQKENPGREILRLGIGDVTRPLVKPVVDAMKKAADEMGYAETFRGYGPEAGYGFLRETIAAHDYQNLDISPDEIFISDGAKSDTSSIGDIFGLDNIVAVCDPVYPVYVDSNVMASRAGDYKEGSGWSKIVYMPCMEENSFLPTFPKTVPDMIYLCFPNNPSGVSIPKEQLQAWVDYANLHGSVILYDAAYEAFIQTPGVPHSIYECQGAKTCAIEFRSFSKTAGFTGVRCAFTVVPKALQFGGTSLNQMWARHQSTKMNGVSYPVQRAAEAVYTEEGQKLVRENLAYYHKNAKIILQGLQHAGFTVYGGVDSPYVWMKVPEGLTSWQFFDELLKRCAVVGTPGSGFGTHGEGYFRLTSFNTTENTEKAVQRIVEQFT from the coding sequence ATGGTAAAAGTGAACGAAAACTTTGCGAAACTGCCTGCAAATTACCTGTTTGTTGATATTGCCAAGAAAGTGGACGCTTATCAGAAAGAGAATCCGGGCCGCGAGATTCTGCGGCTCGGTATTGGTGACGTAACCCGTCCGCTGGTAAAGCCAGTTGTGGATGCCATGAAAAAGGCTGCCGACGAAATGGGGTACGCGGAAACATTCCGCGGCTATGGTCCGGAAGCCGGATATGGCTTTCTGCGGGAAACCATCGCGGCGCATGATTATCAGAATCTGGATATTTCTCCGGATGAGATTTTCATCAGCGACGGTGCCAAGAGTGACACCAGTTCCATCGGTGATATTTTTGGACTGGATAATATCGTTGCTGTCTGCGACCCGGTTTATCCGGTGTATGTGGACTCCAACGTAATGGCAAGCCGCGCGGGTGATTACAAGGAAGGCAGCGGGTGGAGCAAAATTGTATATATGCCCTGCATGGAGGAAAATTCTTTTCTGCCGACGTTTCCCAAAACGGTACCAGACATGATTTATCTGTGCTTTCCCAACAACCCCTCTGGTGTCAGCATTCCGAAGGAACAGCTGCAGGCATGGGTGGATTACGCCAACCTGCACGGTTCGGTTATCCTGTATGACGCCGCATACGAGGCATTTATTCAGACACCTGGTGTGCCGCACAGCATTTACGAGTGCCAGGGTGCCAAGACCTGTGCCATTGAGTTCCGCAGCTTTTCCAAAACCGCTGGCTTTACCGGCGTGCGCTGCGCATTTACTGTTGTGCCAAAGGCGCTGCAGTTTGGCGGCACTTCTCTGAACCAGATGTGGGCACGTCACCAGTCTACCAAAATGAATGGTGTTTCATACCCTGTGCAGCGTGCCGCGGAAGCAGTCTACACAGAGGAAGGGCAGAAACTGGTCCGTGAGAATTTAGCGTATTATCACAAGAACGCAAAGATTATTCTGCAGGGACTGCAGCACGCCGGCTTTACCGTTTACGGCGGCGTAGATTCTCCCTATGTATGGATGAAAGTACCGGAAGGCCTGACCAGCTGGCAGTTCTTTGATGAACTGCTCAAACGCTGTGCTGTTGTTGGTACACCA
- the dapF gene encoding diaminopimelate epimerase, translating into MKFTKMQGIGNDYIYVNCFEEQVTDPGKLSIRLSDRHFGIGSDGVILIKPSKTADCEMDMYNADGSRGKMCGNGIRCVGKYVYDRGICRKNPLRVDTQSGIKTLYLQVENGAVQSVRVDMGAPVLEPENIPVQLPGSHAVNVPYSVAGKEQHITCVSMGNPHCVLFVPDTDSLDLEKIGPNFENAPIFPERVNTEFIQLISRTEIKMRVWERGSGETLACGTGACASVVACVLNDKTERRVRLHLLGGDLVVTWDEKTGHVFLEGPAAFVFDGTVEV; encoded by the coding sequence ATGAAGTTTACAAAGATGCAGGGAATCGGTAATGATTATATCTATGTCAACTGTTTTGAGGAGCAGGTTACGGACCCGGGCAAATTGAGCATTCGCCTGAGTGACCGCCATTTTGGCATTGGCTCTGATGGTGTGATTTTGATTAAACCCAGCAAAACGGCTGACTGTGAAATGGATATGTATAATGCGGACGGCTCCCGCGGAAAAATGTGCGGCAATGGGATTCGGTGCGTTGGCAAATATGTTTACGACCGCGGCATCTGCCGAAAAAATCCGCTGCGGGTAGATACCCAAAGCGGCATTAAAACACTGTATCTGCAGGTGGAAAATGGTGCCGTTCAATCCGTGCGGGTGGACATGGGTGCACCCGTTTTGGAGCCGGAAAACATTCCGGTACAGCTGCCGGGCAGCCATGCCGTGAATGTGCCGTACTCTGTTGCGGGAAAAGAACAGCATATTACCTGCGTTTCCATGGGGAACCCGCATTGTGTCCTGTTTGTGCCGGATACGGACAGCCTGGATCTGGAGAAAATTGGGCCGAACTTTGAAAACGCGCCGATTTTTCCGGAACGTGTCAATACAGAGTTTATCCAGCTCATCAGCCGAACAGAAATCAAAATGCGTGTTTGGGAGCGCGGCTCCGGCGAAACACTGGCCTGCGGAACAGGCGCATGCGCTTCTGTTGTTGCCTGTGTCCTCAACGATAAAACAGAGCGCCGGGTTCGGCTGCATCTGCTGGGCGGCGACCTTGTGGTCACATGGGACGAAAAGACCGGTCATGTTTTTCTGGAAGGGCCTGCAGCGTTTGTCTTTGACGGAACAGTAGAAGTATAA
- a CDS encoding 23S rRNA (pseudouridine(1915)-N(3))-methyltransferase RlmH — translation MQKVQIVCVGGLKEAYWRQACAEYEKRLRPFAQFRIVELSESRLPENPSPAQIEAALQKEGKQILAACGSGVIVPLCIEGKEMDSPSLAAYLQKAGVRGAGRISFVIGSSYGLVQEVKQAGQMRLSMSPMTFPHQLTRVMLCEQIYRAYEILNHGKYHK, via the coding sequence ATGCAGAAAGTACAGATTGTCTGTGTTGGCGGACTGAAGGAAGCTTATTGGCGGCAGGCCTGCGCCGAATATGAAAAGCGTCTGCGTCCGTTTGCACAGTTCCGCATTGTCGAACTGTCAGAAAGCCGGCTTCCGGAAAATCCTTCACCGGCACAAATAGAGGCTGCCCTGCAAAAGGAAGGCAAACAAATTTTGGCTGCCTGCGGCAGCGGCGTTATCGTTCCTCTGTGTATTGAGGGAAAAGAAATGGATTCGCCATCTTTGGCAGCCTATCTGCAGAAGGCGGGTGTACGCGGGGCCGGCCGTATTTCCTTTGTTATAGGCAGCAGCTACGGCCTTGTGCAGGAAGTGAAGCAGGCCGGGCAGATGCGCCTATCTATGTCACCTATGACGTTCCCGCATCAGCTAACACGAGTCATGCTGTGTGAACAGATTTATCGCGCATATGAAATTTTGAATCACGGGAAATATCATAAATAA
- a CDS encoding MBL fold metallo-hydrolase: MAIFCPLFSGSSGNSYYIGSKTEGILVDAGRSAKQITLKLEACGISQKAVQAIFVTHEHTDHVQGLRVLAGRLGVPVYASPGTLQALDRMKILNGKFPYQVIDQQGMQCADMYIQPFHTSHDCAEGYGYCVETADGRHAAFATDLGCFSEEVQKNITGAGLVVLESNHDVGMLQNGPYPYPLKRRILSNRGHLSNAACSQAVTGLVHSGTQRIFLAHLSKENNTPDLAHATSLCALTQMGAQQGRDFFLEVAPRENQGKVTEF, translated from the coding sequence ATGGCAATTTTTTGTCCATTGTTTAGCGGCAGCAGCGGAAACAGCTATTACATAGGTTCTAAAACGGAAGGCATTTTGGTGGACGCCGGACGCAGCGCGAAACAAATCACGCTGAAGCTGGAAGCCTGCGGCATTTCGCAGAAGGCGGTACAGGCTATTTTTGTTACACATGAGCACACGGACCATGTGCAGGGCCTGCGGGTATTGGCGGGTCGACTGGGTGTACCGGTATATGCTTCTCCGGGAACGCTGCAGGCATTGGACCGGATGAAAATCCTCAATGGGAAATTTCCGTATCAAGTTATTGACCAGCAGGGTATGCAGTGCGCGGATATGTACATACAGCCTTTTCATACCTCACATGATTGCGCAGAAGGATACGGCTATTGTGTGGAAACAGCGGATGGCCGTCACGCTGCCTTTGCCACGGACCTCGGCTGTTTTTCAGAAGAGGTGCAGAAGAATATTACGGGCGCTGGGCTGGTCGTGTTGGAATCCAACCATGATGTGGGTATGCTGCAGAACGGCCCATATCCTTATCCGCTGAAACGGCGTATTTTGTCGAATCGTGGGCATCTTTCCAATGCGGCGTGTTCACAGGCCGTTACAGGGCTGGTGCACAGCGGCACGCAGCGTATTTTTCTGGCACACCTCAGCAAAGAAAATAATACGCCAGATTTGGCACACGCTACCAGTTTGTGTGCATTGACACAGATGGGCGCGCAGCAGGGCCGCGATTTCTTTTTAGAGGTTGCCCCACGGGAAAACCAGGGAAAGGTTACGGAATTTTAA